The window CATCTGCTGCATCTGGCTGCTGTCCGTGGTGCTCACCATCCCGTACGGCATCTACACGGTGCTGCGTTCGGACCGGCGCGCCTTCTACTGCGAGGAGTACTGGCCGACGGAGCGCGCGCGACAGGTCTACGGCGCTCTGACCGCCACGGTGCAGTTCGCGCTGCCCTTCCTCGTGGTCACCTTCTGCTACGTGCGCGTCTCCGTCAAGCTCGGCGACCGCGCCAGGAGCAAACCCGGAAGCAAGAATTCGCGCCGCGAGGAGGCGGACCGCGAGCGCAAGCGGCGCACGAACCGCATGCTCATCGCCATGGTGACCATCTTCGGCGTCTCCTGGATGCCGCTCACCGTGCTCAACCTCACTAACGACGTGTACATGTCGACCGGCCGCTGGGAGTACTTCAACCTGTGCTTCTTCGTGGTGCACGCCCTCGCCATGAGCTCCACCTGCTACAACCCCTTCCTGTACGCCTGGCTCAACGACaacttccgcaaggagttcgagCAGGTGTTGCCCTGCTTCGGCCAACAGACGGCGGACGGTGACGTCACTAACGGCCCCGGTGGGGGCGGAGCCGGTGGAAAAGCGCTGCTGCCGCGGCGGCCGGAACTCGCCGCCGACGTTCCTCTGAAGAGCCAGGAGAGACCTGGGGTGACGTCAGTGGCGTCCACGGCGAATGTCATATACTCTAGTCGCGACGAGGAGGTGCAGCTCCAGATGGAAGGCGCCTTCGTTGACGTCCAGGCGGAGAACAACTTCCTTACCGGAGTCCTGTAGGTAAGTCTTACCGACACTACAATCACCGTGGTCCCTgagttcatgaaatgtattcgcaggtgctcgtaactgcgaataaatttcatgaaGTTAAGGAACTACCATCAGTTGTATCAGAATGGCCCTTGTCACGAACCTGGATTAGTCACTTATCGCGAGAGGTTGCCTTTCCATTAAGTTATCCGAGGACGACTcacggcgtccgcagctcgtggtctagtggctggcgttgctgcctctcgatcacggcgggggggggggggggtagtatccgcgcgggaatagccgagcggtctcaggcgctgcagtcctgcacttcggctggtcccggcggaggttcgagtcctccctcgggcatgggtatgtgtgtttgtccttaggataatttaggttaagtaatgtgtaagcttagcagttaaggcccataagatttcacacacatttgaacattttgatcaccGGGCCGCGGGCTCGATTCCCCGtccggttggggatttttctcttcccggggactgggtgtttgtgttgttgacatcatttcatcatcatcatcattcgtggcagtggctatactggactgtgtaaaaaactggAGCGTGAAAAAATTGCACGTGAGCTGattaccgcgcagttgaacgccccgcaaaccaaacatcatcatcatcatcatcatcaacatcatcatcatcatcgttcatcatcatcatcataatcacggCTCAGATCGAAACTTCCACATATCGTCAATCCTGTGTCaagtttgagtctggccgtgaGTTTCACTCAGACAGCCTAATGGAAAGGCGACCTCTCGCGACGAGCGTGTAATCCAGGTTCGTGACAGGggccgtcacaaattttcattgttgtcattctgtTATACAACTGATGGTTTTTCATTTCCGCTACTGcgtatacatttcatgtattttataactGCTGAAGCGGCCGCAGTACGCCCTCTCACCTCATTCTTGGTGTTTGTTCTCTGTAtttcactgacattacttttgttttgctacTGAAATATCTGTGACAACGTTCCTAGCTACCAGTAGCACTGAGTGTTGTACCTTGGAAGAATTTTCAT is drawn from Schistocerca gregaria isolate iqSchGreg1 chromosome 3, iqSchGreg1.2, whole genome shotgun sequence and contains these coding sequences:
- the LOC126355461 gene encoding prolactin-releasing peptide receptor-like, encoding MESDIINNQVVQALFCVLYTSIFALGIMGNVLVCYVVGRNRAMQTVTNLFIGNLATSDILLCVLCVPFTPLYTFLGTWVFGSALCRVVAFAQGTSVYTSTLTLTSIAVDRFFVIVYPLKPRMKLSTCVAIICCIWLLSVVLTIPYGIYTVLRSDRRAFYCEEYWPTERARQVYGALTATVQFALPFLVVTFCYVRVSVKLGDRARSKPGSKNSRREEADRERKRRTNRMLIAMVTIFGVSWMPLTVLNLTNDVYMSTGRWEYFNLCFFVVHALAMSSTCYNPFLYAWLNDNFRKEFEQVLPCFGQQTADGDVTNGPGGGGAGGKALLPRRPELAADVPLKSQERPGVTSVASTANVIYSSRDEEVQLQMEGAFVDVQAENNFLTGVL